The genomic segment CCCGCGCTACTTCTACAAGGGGAAGGGCAGTGTGAGGTCGCGCGCGATGTATGCAATGTCGGCTGCTGTCATTGCTCGCGGAGACGACGGTCGATGGAAGCCGAACTACTCGAGCGTGCTGGGCAAATTCACTTCGGGAGCGCTATCCAATCTTTATTTTCCCGAATCTGACCGCGGGGCTCACCTGGTGTTCTTCAACGCGCTCACGGAACTCGGCACCGATGCTGTCGAGAATCTCCTCGAAGAATTTGTACTCAAGCCCCTCACGTCGCACGCACCGAAGGAGCATGACCAGCCGTAATCAGATGCCGGTTCCACCGGACTCGGCCGGCGCGCTGCCGCCGTTGTCCTGCTGCATGCCCATTTTGTGCTCGTAGACGAGGTTGCCGCCGAGGTGTGCTGACAAGGCCACCACGGCAAACCCTATGCCCGCCAGTGCGCGGCCGTTGTTGCGGTTGCGCTTGCGCACGCATGCGGATGCCGTGAAGAGCGCGGTGGCTCCGATGTTGAGGAGCGCATGCACAGCGCCCACCCGGCGCGGGCGTGGCTCGTCGATGTAGGCCCAGTCCGCTAGACCCGCGGCCGCTGAAGCGATTGCACCCAGCAGGCCCAGCCAGAGCGTGGCGTCTGCCGCTGCGTCCATGCCGCGGCCGGGGCACATGGCGGAGAGAGAGTCCAGCGTTACGGTCGCGGTCCAAGCCCCCACTGGCACATCAGTGATCGCGGAATGCAGCGGCTCGTGCAGCCACTCGCCCTGCAGAAATGACCGCACGCGATCGCCCGCAGGCCCCATCAGCTCAAAACTCGAGTGAATGGCTCCCTGAGCGGTCTTCTCTACTTCGGGACGAATCCAGTCCTGCCGCTCGGCCCAGCGCGCAACCGGGTCCTTGCTCACCGCAATCTCGTCTGCCATATCGCCTCCCGCGTTCTTTGATGCTGAATCTGTAATAGGAACAGCATTCTGCACAACGGTGTCTTGCTGTGGGAGCATCCTAAGGCTTGCGGCGGAGAGGCTCCCGCGATACTGCTGAGACCCTGGTGATGGCCCGCAAATCTGCGCAAACGACTGCCGACAGCGCCTTCCGGCACGAGCTACTGCCGCTTGTGCAAGCTGTGGCGGAGCACCGCCTGATTCTTTTTGTTGGGGGAGGCGTGTCGCAGAACCTTGGTGTTCCGGACTTCAAAACACTTGTCCATCACATGGCATCGGATCTCGGCTTCGCTGGCAATTACAGCGTTGCCGACTACTCAGTGGTGGCCGAAGCCTATCTGGTTAAGCACGCACAACTCGGCGCGCTGCGCAGTTGGATGGACACGAATTGGCATCCGTCCTCGATCAACATCGCGAAGTCAGAGTTGCACAATCTAATCGTCGATCTCGATTTCCCCGTGATCTATACGACCAATTACGATCGGTGGCTCGAGAAGAGTTTCGAGGGCCGCCGAAAGCCCCTCCACAAGGTGACGAACACTGCGGACCTGACGGTACCGGCCGATGGGCGCACCGAGATCATCAAGTTTCATGGCGATCTGGAGGACGACGATTCGCTCGTGCTTACGGAGAGCAGCTACTTCCAGCGGATGCTGTTTGAAACTCCGCTGGATATTCGGCTGCGGTCGGACTCGCTTGCGCGCCCCCTGCTTTTCGTCGGGTACAGCCTGCATGACGTGAACACGCGTTACCTGTTATTCCGGCTGCAGGAATTGTGGAAGA from the Occallatibacter riparius genome contains:
- a CDS encoding DUF2231 domain-containing protein, with amino-acid sequence MADEIAVSKDPVARWAERQDWIRPEVEKTAQGAIHSSFELMGPAGDRVRSFLQGEWLHEPLHSAITDVPVGAWTATVTLDSLSAMCPGRGMDAAADATLWLGLLGAIASAAAGLADWAYIDEPRPRRVGAVHALLNIGATALFTASACVRKRNRNNGRALAGIGFAVVALSAHLGGNLVYEHKMGMQQDNGGSAPAESGGTGI
- a CDS encoding SIR2 family protein, with translation MARKSAQTTADSAFRHELLPLVQAVAEHRLILFVGGGVSQNLGVPDFKTLVHHMASDLGFAGNYSVADYSVVAEAYLVKHAQLGALRSWMDTNWHPSSINIAKSELHNLIVDLDFPVIYTTNYDRWLEKSFEGRRKPLHKVTNTADLTVPADGRTEIIKFHGDLEDDDSLVLTESSYFQRMLFETPLDIRLRSDSLARPLLFVGYSLHDVNTRYLLFRLQELWKNSPHASHRPMSYILMTERNQAQEIVLKSRGVLPIALDERDPGRATTVFLRDLLREVRRLRRRNRRG